One window of Silvimonas iriomotensis genomic DNA carries:
- a CDS encoding efflux RND transporter permease subunit, whose amino-acid sequence MFSKFFIERPVFASVISIIIVLAGLVSMKALPIEQYPQIVPPVVTVTANYPGASPQVIAETVAAPIEQQVNGVESMLYMQSSAASNGAMTLNVYFAIGTDPDQATINTNNRVQAAMAQLPQEVQRQGVTVKKKSTSILAFVTLDSSTGAQDALFLSNYATLNVVDEIKRIPGIGDVSIIGSGDYAMRVWLRPDKVAQLGLTPTDVQNAISEQNQQFSAGKIGAEPSDPKRPQEFTYTATAKGRLSSIKEFEDIIVRANPDGSQTRVKDVARVELGSNAYDVVAKHNGKPTVGIALYLQPGANALKTLEAVRTKMEELKGRFPHGLTYDIPYDTTTFVKISVEEVVHTLFEAILLVFVVVYVFLQNARATLIPCLAVPVSLIGTFAGMEALGFSINLLTLFGMVLAIGIVVDDAIVVLENVERIMSTEHLPPKEAAIKAMEEVSGPVVAIVLVLCSVFLPVAFMGGMTGVMYKQFAVTIAVSVVISGLVALTLTPALCALLLKPTHSKPNRFFRAFNSGFDKMTNKYVGGVAFLNRRVGIAFVIFGAMIISLFLLFKTVPGGLVPDEDQGYLMVIPIMPDAASLARTEAVTGQLDAALTKNKDVAQTLTFSGFDLLSSTYRSNGAAAFVTLKDWKERKGDGEDSFSLARKVMFAGARIRDAVVLAFNPPPITGMSTTGGLEAYIQSRGTTDPAAIQQAIQSYLEAAKKRPEFSAVSTTYRATVPQVFFDLDRDKAKTLGVPVNQVFNTIAATFGAQYVNDFNIFGRTYKVQLQSEADFRSSADDMRNVYVRSNNGQMIPLSAMVTVKPVVGPELVERFNVFSAGKVMLTPAPGYSTGQAIAAAEEVADSVLTSDFTLTWMGSAYQEKLAGSTSTQAFVFGIIMVFLILAAQYERWTLPIAVVTAVPFGLFGALLAVWLVGLNNDVYFQIGLVTLIGLAAKNAILIVEFAVEKHHEGMSLYDAALEAARLRFRPIVMTSLAFILGCVPLVTSSGAGAASRHSIGTGVIGGMLAATCIATFFVPLFFRLIMGMGSKKKKPDEPPAPALEHQGADHE is encoded by the coding sequence GGTTTTTGCCAGCGTCATTTCCATCATCATCGTGCTGGCCGGTCTGGTCTCGATGAAGGCATTGCCGATCGAACAGTACCCGCAGATCGTGCCGCCGGTGGTGACCGTTACTGCCAACTACCCGGGCGCTTCGCCCCAGGTGATTGCCGAAACCGTGGCCGCGCCGATCGAGCAGCAGGTCAACGGTGTGGAAAGCATGCTGTACATGCAATCGTCGGCGGCCTCCAACGGCGCCATGACGCTGAACGTGTACTTTGCCATCGGCACAGACCCTGACCAGGCCACCATCAACACCAACAACCGCGTCCAGGCGGCCATGGCCCAGTTGCCGCAGGAAGTGCAGCGTCAGGGCGTGACGGTGAAGAAAAAATCCACCTCCATCCTGGCCTTTGTGACGCTGGATTCCTCCACTGGTGCCCAGGACGCGCTGTTCCTGTCCAACTACGCCACCTTGAACGTGGTCGATGAAATCAAGCGGATTCCCGGGATTGGTGATGTGTCCATCATCGGTAGCGGTGACTACGCCATGCGCGTCTGGCTGCGCCCGGACAAGGTTGCGCAACTGGGTCTGACGCCGACTGACGTGCAAAACGCCATTTCCGAGCAGAACCAGCAGTTCTCCGCTGGCAAGATCGGTGCAGAACCAAGCGATCCCAAGCGCCCGCAAGAGTTCACCTATACGGCAACTGCCAAGGGTCGTCTGTCCAGCATCAAGGAGTTTGAGGACATCATCGTCCGCGCCAACCCGGATGGCTCGCAAACCCGCGTGAAAGATGTGGCGCGGGTAGAACTGGGTTCCAACGCTTATGACGTGGTCGCCAAGCACAACGGCAAGCCGACCGTGGGTATCGCCCTCTACCTGCAACCGGGTGCCAACGCGCTGAAAACGCTGGAAGCCGTGCGCACCAAGATGGAGGAACTCAAGGGCCGCTTTCCGCATGGCCTGACGTACGACATCCCGTATGACACCACCACCTTCGTGAAGATTTCGGTCGAAGAAGTGGTTCACACGCTGTTTGAAGCCATCTTGCTGGTGTTCGTGGTGGTGTATGTGTTCTTGCAGAACGCACGCGCCACGCTGATCCCTTGCCTAGCCGTGCCGGTTTCGCTGATTGGTACCTTTGCCGGGATGGAGGCACTGGGTTTCTCCATCAACCTGTTGACCTTGTTCGGTATGGTGCTGGCGATCGGTATCGTGGTGGATGATGCGATCGTGGTGCTGGAAAACGTCGAACGGATCATGAGTACCGAACACCTGCCGCCCAAGGAAGCGGCCATCAAGGCCATGGAAGAAGTCTCCGGCCCGGTGGTGGCGATTGTGCTGGTGCTGTGCTCGGTGTTCCTGCCGGTCGCCTTCATGGGCGGCATGACGGGGGTGATGTACAAACAGTTTGCCGTCACGATTGCGGTCTCGGTGGTGATCTCCGGCCTGGTGGCGCTGACGCTGACGCCAGCCCTGTGCGCCTTGTTGCTCAAACCCACACACAGCAAGCCCAACCGGTTCTTCCGGGCTTTCAACAGTGGCTTTGACAAGATGACGAACAAATACGTCGGCGGTGTGGCGTTCCTGAACCGTCGCGTCGGCATTGCTTTCGTGATCTTCGGCGCCATGATCATCAGCCTGTTCCTGCTGTTCAAGACGGTCCCGGGTGGCCTTGTGCCTGATGAAGACCAGGGCTATCTGATGGTCATTCCGATCATGCCCGATGCCGCTTCGCTGGCACGGACCGAGGCCGTGACCGGGCAGCTTGATGCCGCCCTGACCAAGAACAAGGATGTGGCGCAAACGCTGACGTTCTCCGGCTTTGATCTGTTGTCCAGCACCTACCGCTCCAACGGTGCCGCCGCATTCGTGACACTGAAAGACTGGAAAGAGCGTAAAGGCGATGGCGAAGATTCGTTCTCGCTGGCGCGCAAGGTGATGTTTGCCGGCGCCCGCATCCGCGACGCCGTAGTGCTGGCCTTCAACCCGCCGCCCATTACCGGGATGTCGACCACGGGCGGTCTTGAAGCGTATATCCAGAGCCGTGGCACTACTGATCCTGCCGCCATCCAGCAGGCGATCCAGTCTTACCTGGAAGCGGCCAAGAAACGGCCCGAGTTCTCTGCGGTCAGCACCACTTACCGCGCCACCGTGCCGCAGGTGTTTTTTGATCTGGATCGCGACAAGGCCAAGACGCTGGGCGTACCGGTGAACCAGGTGTTCAACACCATCGCGGCTACCTTCGGCGCGCAATACGTCAACGACTTCAACATCTTTGGTCGTACCTACAAGGTGCAATTGCAGTCTGAAGCAGATTTCCGCTCTTCTGCCGACGACATGCGCAACGTGTATGTGCGGTCCAACAATGGCCAGATGATTCCGCTCAGCGCCATGGTCACGGTCAAGCCCGTGGTCGGCCCTGAGCTGGTGGAGCGGTTCAACGTCTTCTCCGCCGGCAAGGTCATGCTGACGCCGGCGCCGGGTTACTCCACCGGCCAGGCCATTGCTGCGGCCGAAGAAGTGGCAGATTCGGTGCTCACCAGCGACTTCACCCTGACCTGGATGGGTAGCGCGTACCAGGAAAAACTGGCGGGCAGCACGTCCACGCAGGCCTTTGTGTTCGGGATCATCATGGTGTTCCTGATCCTGGCCGCGCAGTATGAACGCTGGACCCTGCCGATTGCCGTGGTTACCGCGGTGCCGTTCGGGCTCTTTGGTGCCTTGCTGGCGGTGTGGCTGGTTGGTCTGAACAACGATGTGTATTTCCAGATCGGCCTCGTGACACTGATCGGCCTGGCGGCAAAGAACGCCATTCTGATCGTGGAATTTGCGGTTGAAAAACACCACGAGGGCATGTCGCTGTATGACGCCGCGCTGGAAGCCGCCCGCCTGCGTTTCCGCCCGATCGTGATGACTTCGCTCGCCTTTATCCTGGGTTGCGTGCCGCTGGTGACCTCTTCGGGCGCCGGCGCAGCCAGCCGTCACTCCATCGGTACTGGCGTGATTGGCGGCATGCTGGCGGCCACCTGCATTGCCACCTTCTTTGTGCCGCTCTTCTTCCGCCTGATCATGGGGATGGGCAGCAAGAAGAAAAAACCGGATGAACCGCCGGCACCGGCACTTGAGCATCAGGGGGCTGATCATGAATAA
- a CDS encoding efflux transporter outer membrane subunit, with product MNKPVKVLPLTALRRALLCTLFAVALPGCAFMQPDKTAPATELPAADKMQTDAGWIDTHWWDQFGDPLLAQLIQTARANNQNLAQAVARVDQARAVLGINSSAQLPQLNLQGAGARQMVSGKGPQATLGTYNDYQLAGVATWELDIWGRLANLTEGARRDLLAAEYNRDAVSLALDAEVAQTYFNLIALDGQLQIARDTIQSRVESYDLQSKRFKGGLISELDVRQSEAELNTAQATEPNLVGEIAQTESALAVLLGETPKQIIETLPERGKRIDEIGHPPVIPAGLPSDLLLRRPDIQQAEATLIGARARVEAARAAYFPTISLTGLAGVESLAFGDLFTGAAKTWSFAGNLGMPLFNGGLTAAQVDQARGVEREALAAYRGTVQNAFGDVRGALVVNDQAAKATQALQNKVQALTRQLRLANLRYDNGYSSYLDVLDTERNLFDARLSLVQAQLSELNDRVALYKAVGGGWRLSEDQAASSAQKATP from the coding sequence ATGAATAAGCCCGTCAAAGTGCTGCCCCTGACCGCCTTGCGCCGCGCCCTGCTCTGCACCCTGTTCGCTGTGGCCTTGCCCGGTTGCGCCTTCATGCAGCCCGACAAAACAGCCCCGGCAACCGAGTTGCCGGCTGCGGACAAAATGCAGACCGATGCCGGCTGGATCGACACCCACTGGTGGGACCAGTTTGGCGACCCGCTGCTGGCGCAGTTGATCCAGACCGCACGTGCCAATAACCAGAACCTGGCGCAGGCCGTGGCGCGCGTCGATCAAGCCCGCGCAGTGCTGGGGATCAATTCCTCGGCACAGCTGCCACAACTGAACCTGCAAGGCGCTGGCGCCAGGCAGATGGTTTCCGGCAAAGGCCCGCAAGCGACGCTGGGCACTTATAACGACTACCAGCTGGCCGGTGTCGCCACATGGGAACTCGATATCTGGGGGCGTCTGGCCAACCTGACCGAAGGCGCACGACGTGACTTGCTGGCAGCGGAATACAACCGCGATGCCGTCAGCCTGGCGCTGGATGCCGAAGTTGCGCAGACGTATTTCAATCTGATCGCGCTGGATGGTCAGTTGCAGATCGCGCGCGACACCATCCAGTCCCGCGTGGAAAGTTACGATCTGCAGTCCAAACGCTTCAAGGGCGGGTTGATCTCGGAACTGGATGTGCGTCAGTCCGAGGCTGAATTGAACACCGCGCAGGCGACCGAACCCAATCTGGTGGGCGAGATCGCGCAGACTGAATCAGCGCTGGCGGTACTGTTGGGCGAAACGCCCAAGCAGATCATCGAGACCCTGCCCGAGCGCGGCAAACGCATAGACGAGATCGGCCACCCGCCGGTGATTCCTGCCGGCCTGCCCTCTGACCTGTTGCTGCGCCGACCGGATATCCAGCAGGCAGAAGCCACGCTGATCGGCGCGCGGGCGCGGGTTGAAGCGGCCCGGGCGGCGTATTTCCCGACCATCAGCCTGACCGGGCTGGCGGGCGTGGAAAGCCTGGCGTTTGGCGACCTCTTTACCGGTGCCGCCAAGACATGGTCGTTTGCCGGCAACCTGGGCATGCCGCTGTTTAACGGCGGCCTGACCGCAGCGCAAGTCGATCAGGCACGCGGCGTGGAAAGAGAAGCGCTGGCGGCCTACCGCGGGACGGTGCAGAACGCGTTTGGCGATGTACGCGGTGCGCTGGTGGTGAACGATCAGGCAGCCAAAGCCACCCAGGCGCTGCAGAACAAGGTGCAGGCGCTGACCCGCCAGTTACGGCTGGCCAATCTGCGCTACGACAACGGTTATTCCAGCTATCTGGACGTGCTCGATACCGAACGCAACCTGTTTGATGCGCGGCTTTCGCTGGTCCAGGCCCAGTTGTCTGAACTGAATGATCGCGTGGCGTTGTACAAGGCTGTGGGGGGCGGTTGGCGGCTTAGTGAAGATCAGGCGGCCAGCAGTGCGCAAAAAGCCACACCCTGA